Genomic segment of Plasmodium brasilianum strain Bolivian I chromosome 8, whole genome shotgun sequence:
tgtagtTTGTTTTAAGGTACATTCTCTTTTCATATTAAATGTTCACAACAGGGTTCATGCTTTTCAATTTActtatatgcatttttatatcaCGTATTtcatatgttaatttttttggcgtttaaaatacttaaaatattacaacattttttagtaaaaaatagtagGATTGTGCAGGGGAAAACTTATATTTGAatttgcattatatatatatatgcatttattattttgtttttgaaatatatttgcatgtattattttgtttttgtaatatatttgtatttattattttgtttttgcagtatgtttgtatttattattttatttttgcagtatgtttgtatttattatttcgttttttcaatacattagtatttattattttgtatttgcAATACAttagtatttattatattgtttttgtaatacatttgtaattattcttttgtttttgtaatacatttgtatttattcttttgtttttgtaatatatttatatttattattatgtttttgtattgaatttatacttattttttatatttcctatatttttattatttttatttattttttacccCAATTTGATGACTTTTTACGTATTAAAtgctttgaaaaaaataacacCCATTTTTTCCGCCGTTCTGTGCATAAAATGAGAAACATGTTAAGTAAAACAAGATTCAGAATAAATGAGAAATGGAAAAGGTGTTACAGCAGTGTAGCTGAAAGGATAAGTAAAGAAGATGACTCAATAATTAACTACAAAATGGTATTAGGGTTAAAACGAATagacatttttaatttatcttcATTATGTAGAGACTTTCATAATATCTTTAGAATAGATAAATATCAACTATTAAAATATGCTAATGATATATTACCGtatgttaaatatttaaggACAAGTGAAATAGTAATGATTTTGCATcattatacttttataaattataacaatcatcaattttataatacaCTTTGGacacaaataataaataagttGCATGATATGGATTGTAAAGAACTAGCACTTATTATTTACAGTAtggggaaaataaaatatatgaataaagaaatgattttattttttgaaaaagaaataaaaaaatgggcATCAAAATTAACAGGAAGAGATTGTTCCTTAATATTAAAaggaatgaaaaatttaaattatgacAATGAGCAAatcttttcattaatatatgaaagaatattaaatattactgATCAACTTAACTTGTtagatatatgtattattttaaatacacatagtaaatgtaaaaatataaatatacgtgtattcgaaattttattaaataaatccttaacattttattcttcttttaatgAACAGTGTATAGGATCTATCTTATGGAGCATCAGCAATGCGAACATCAAAGCGGAAAAATATTTCGCTTTGTTATCCTTAAGGTTGCGCCTACTTATGCACAAGAAGCTGCTTAGGGAAGGACACATAAGGGGGCAAGAAGACACCACTGGTGCCCACGGCAAGAGTGACAACAGTATTAGCAGAGTCAGTAGTGACAACAGTATTAGTAGAGTCAGTAGTGACAACAGTATTAGTAGTGGTAGCCGTGTCAGTAGTGATAGCCGTGTCAGTAGTGGTAGCCGTGTCAGTAGTGATAGCCGTGTCAGTAGTGGTAGCCGTGTCAGTAGTGGTAACCGAAGTAACAATGATGAAAATTGCTTAAACGGGGATACGAATAACAGGAACTGCACGCATAATGAAGATAGCGACTCTTACGATAATAGCAGCTTAACTGTAAGCTCTCAAAAGGGTAATACAGAAAAAAGTGAATCGGGGATGTACTAtgggaataataaaaataatttgaggGATAAAATTGTTTCTTCTGATAAAGCAAAATGTACAGATATTAACAACGTTAATAGCGGCACAGTTAGTAGTGGACATGCCAGTCGTAGCACCTGTGAAGAATATGTTAAAGATGAAATGCTTGAAGATAACCTATCTGAGGACACAAACATCTTATGTGATAATACTGAAGATACAAACAATTTGAATTTTCAAATTAATCCTAATAGTCGatgtaaatatgaaaatgtaaTACCATCAATTATTTATTCCTACGGCAAACAAAGAACATATATGAAACATCATATTAATTTTGACAAAAGTTtgtacaattatataatgaatagtTACAATATAGAAGAAGGTATTAACAATGCACCACTAGAtacattatacatatatgatatttctagaa
This window contains:
- a CDS encoding heptatricopeptide repeat-containing protein; amino-acid sequence: MLSKTRFRINEKWKRCYSSVAERISKEDDSIINYKMVLGLKRIDIFNLSSLCRDFHNIFRIDKYQLLKYANDILPYVKYLRTSEIVMILHHYTFINYNNHQFYNTLWTQIINKLHDMDCKELALIIYSMGKIKYMNKEMILFFEKEIKKWASKLTGRDCSLILKGMKNLNYDNEQIFSLIYERILNITDQLNLLDICIILNTHSKCKNINIRVFEILLNKSLTFYSSFNEQCIGSILWSISNANIKAEKYFALLSLRLRLLMHKKLLREGHIRGQEDTTGAHGKSDNSISRVSSDNSISRVSSDNSISSGSRVSSDSRVSSGSRVSSDSRVSSGSRVSSGNRSNNDENCLNGDTNNRNCTHNEDSDSYDNSSLTVSSQKGNTEKSESGMYYGNNKNNLRDKIVSSDKAKCTDINNVNSGTVSSGHASRSTCEEYVKDEMLEDNLSEDTNILCDNTEDTNNLNFQINPNSRCKYENVIPSIIYSYGKQRTYMKHHINFDKSLYNYIMNSYNIEEGINNAPLDTLYIYDISRKILKNNNIFNNNANEKNKKNNKIVKYHTKKNYYKDIIYIINNYLIFFLNKVHYNDLKNVLYGIAKIEMSINKKLYHNIFELVIIYVKQNMYKSYELINLSRSLSLLPHVKEDVWKCVLDYYKNNFLSNTSVKNNSYLFYIVSFVKKLQNNSNFHLYLIEHINKKAPTISKDDVIHIIRGLINLHYYHNDLVNNVSIFIEKNYQCFNLIDIVYILKYFTSMKFRHVNIFSLFALTVQKNNITCNYSIISTIASFYLQMDIFPKAIEDVLLQEKKNSERNFKTEEIYCDEE